From Acinetobacter lwoffii, a single genomic window includes:
- a CDS encoding M81 family metallopeptidase translates to MKKIIIAGFQHETNTFAPTKASYVDFVQGGGFPPLSRGADVLKFWEQNIPIGGFIQQAEQFGYQLLPVIWAGTSPSAHVEQDTYQQICNEIIASIQQHPADAVYLDLHGAMVSEQVDDGEGELLRRVREAVGPDIPVIASLDFHANVTQAMFAHSDALICYHRTYPHVDMAQTGQRCAQVLYQIFQGKKLHKKMYKLPFLIALNAQCTELEPTQSCMNLLEQLEQNNSVQMNFTPGFPAADFAECGGCIWGYSENAEQLDQAMQDYIAYVLQQEAHWNMDFLSPDHAVQQALQLYQQHHSTRPVVIADTQDNPIREPVVIRIQPGCYRRYIGIRLKMHCLASS, encoded by the coding sequence ATGAAGAAAATCATCATTGCAGGCTTTCAACATGAAACCAATACCTTTGCCCCGACCAAAGCAAGCTACGTCGATTTTGTCCAGGGTGGGGGATTTCCGCCGCTCAGCCGCGGCGCAGATGTCCTGAAATTTTGGGAACAGAACATTCCGATTGGCGGTTTTATTCAACAAGCAGAACAATTCGGGTATCAACTTTTACCGGTGATCTGGGCTGGAACTTCACCTTCAGCGCATGTAGAGCAGGACACTTACCAGCAGATCTGTAATGAAATTATTGCAAGCATCCAGCAGCATCCGGCAGATGCGGTGTATCTGGATCTGCATGGCGCCATGGTCAGTGAACAGGTGGATGATGGCGAAGGCGAATTGTTAAGACGGGTTCGTGAAGCAGTCGGGCCGGACATTCCGGTGATTGCCAGTCTGGACTTCCATGCCAATGTCACGCAGGCAATGTTTGCCCATAGTGATGCATTGATTTGCTATCATCGGACCTATCCGCATGTAGATATGGCCCAAACCGGACAACGCTGTGCCCAAGTGCTGTATCAAATATTCCAGGGTAAAAAGCTACACAAGAAAATGTATAAGCTACCGTTTTTGATTGCGCTGAATGCACAATGTACCGAGTTGGAACCTACCCAGTCTTGTATGAATTTACTTGAACAGCTAGAGCAAAATAATTCTGTCCAGATGAATTTTACGCCGGGTTTTCCAGCGGCAGACTTTGCCGAATGTGGTGGTTGTATCTGGGGTTATAGTGAAAATGCTGAGCAGTTAGATCAGGCCATGCAAGACTATATCGCCTATGTGCTGCAACAAGAAGCGCATTGGAATATGGATTTCTTATCACCGGATCATGCCGTGCAGCAGGCGCTACAATTATACCAACAGCATCATTCGACCAGACCCGTGGTGATTGCAGATACTCAGGATAATCCGATCCGGGAGCCAGTGGTGATTCGAATACAACCGGGATGTTATCGGCGCTACATCGGCATCAGGTTAAAAATGCATTGCTTGGCCTCATCGTAG
- a CDS encoding MlrC C-terminal domain-containing protein — MLSALHRHQVKNALLGLIVDPVVVRQAYQLELGQYFYAKLGGTSGIAGDAPFSAEFKIKAYSDGKFSYGGPMMHDVEADIGPSVLLEIDGIEIAVSSYKAQLLDRNMFRIFGVVPQDKSIIVVKSSVHFRADFQDMAAAILVAKAPGAMKADPNDLPWQKIDPDRRLVPMGESLAQRDQPLRRTV, encoded by the coding sequence ATGTTATCGGCGCTACATCGGCATCAGGTTAAAAATGCATTGCTTGGCCTCATCGTAGATCCCGTGGTAGTACGGCAAGCCTATCAGCTTGAGCTTGGTCAGTATTTTTATGCGAAACTGGGTGGAACATCGGGTATTGCGGGGGATGCTCCATTTAGCGCTGAATTTAAAATCAAAGCCTATAGCGATGGAAAATTCAGCTATGGCGGGCCCATGATGCATGACGTTGAGGCGGATATTGGCCCGAGTGTATTACTAGAAATAGATGGTATTGAAATTGCAGTCAGTTCCTACAAAGCCCAGTTGCTCGATCGTAATATGTTTAGAATTTTTGGTGTTGTGCCTCAAGATAAATCGATCATCGTGGTGAAAAGCTCGGTACATTTTCGTGCAGATTTTCAGGACATGGCTGCTGCCATTTTAGTCGCGAAAGCGCCTGGAGCCATGAAAGCAGACCCGAATGACCTGCCTTGGCAAAAGATTGATCCTGATAGACGACTCGTGCCGATGGGCGAAAGTCTGGCGCAACGTGATCAGCCATTGCGTCGTACTGTTTAA